The following are encoded together in the Lactuca sativa cultivar Salinas chromosome 1, Lsat_Salinas_v11, whole genome shotgun sequence genome:
- the LOC122194978 gene encoding uncharacterized protein LOC122194978, protein MKASALRREIIGIKQHKGEAFHIYWERFKKLCARCPKHGITEYQLLQYFIEGMTRMERWLFNASSGGSLPEKTPTEICNLIKNMAEDSKHSSHDEEWYTVAPRGVKEYQTPQIEAQISELTKVVMMLAKDNGMQPTPRPCDICTQVGHPTDMCPQLQEEDYEEENALGGPPFQPQNFQLRQPQPPPPQTDSSIMSLEDIVKILGTSTQSFQQEPKANIKSLEKQVPQLDQSVSRMESQGKLSSQIEKKPQHNACAITLRGGKDMKAQEIRMEKRKK, encoded by the exons ATGAAAGCTTCAGCCCTACGGAGGGAAATCATTGGAATCAAGCAGCATAAAGGAGAAGCCTTTCACATATATTGGGAGAGATTCAAGAAACTTTGTGCACGTTGTCCCAAGCATGGAATTACTGAATACCAACTCCTCCAATACTTCATTGAAGGCATGACTCGAATGGAAAGATGGCTTTTTAATGCCTCAAGTGGCGGGTCTTTACCCGAAAAAACTCCAACTGAAATCTGCAACCTAATAAAAAACATGGCTGAAGACTCTAAGCATTCAAGtcatgatgaagaatggtacacaGTCGCACCCCGCGGTGTAAAAGAATACCAAACTCCTCAAATTGAAGCTCAAATTTCTGAGCTTACAAAAGTGGTAATGATGCTAGCTAAAGATAATGGTATGCAGCCCACACCTCGCCCTTGCGATATTTGCACTCAAGTGGGGCACCCAACCGACATGTGCCCTCAACTTCAAGAGGAGGATTATGAAGAAGAAAATGCCTTGGGAGG GCCGCCGTTTCAACCTCAAAATTTTCAGCTAAgacaaccacaaccaccacctcCACAAACCGATTCATCAATCATGTCGTTGGAGGATATTGTCAAAATCCTTGGCACTAGCACTCAAAGCTTCCAACAAGAACCCAAGGCTAACATAAAAAGCTTGGAGAAACAAGTGCCACAACTTGATCAATCCGTGAGTAGAATGGAATCACAAGGCAAGCTATCATCTCAAATTGAGAAGAAACCACAGCACAATGCATGTGCCATCACTTTGAGAGGTGGAAAAGATATGAAGGCCCAAGAAATCCgaatggagaagaggaagaaatgA
- the LOC128127143 gene encoding uncharacterized protein LOC128127143 — translation MKFEVERDVREDERKETSKSKRPIDTEVKVTPAPFPSRLTRTKREWEDDEIMAMFRKVEINIPLLDAITQIPRYAKFQLCTSKKKLKGNQTMKVGENVSSVLQKRLPKKCKDLGVFMVPCKIGVGPLTKIRVIIQLVDHSLVHPKGVLEDVLVQVNELVFAADFYVFDMGDDDQTSSSILLGRPFLKTAKTKNDFYNGTLSMEFDGEVINFNIYEAMRYLSDVHSINFLDMIQPLTEKCFELTSHDFLELVLSNNFDNNLVKEITTNFKPYEELLEFMEFMEERKEMRYDNSKVKLLISNTKLLPSIVQAPKLELKCLPDHLKYAYLGEDKTLPIIISDKLSIEEEDKLVTLLKKYKKAIGWTIVDIKGCMPFGLSNAPAIFQRCMVSIFSEYVENIIEVLMDDFTIYGNSFDECLSNLTKILQRCIDTDFVLNYEKCHSMVDKGLILGHIVSQKGLEVEKTKIDVIKSLPYPTNVREVCSFLGHAGSYRRFIKDFSKIMVPMCQLLQKYVKFEFT, via the exons atgAAATTTGAAGTGGAGAGAGATGTCAGAGAAGATGAAAGGAAAGAGACTTCAAAATCAAAGAGGCCAATAGACACCGAGGTGAAAGTCACTCCAGCACCATTTCCTTCAAGGTTAACAAGAACAAAAAGAGAATGGGAAGATGATGAGATCATGGCAATGTTCCGGAAGGTTGAAATCAACATCCCTCTTTTAGATGCTATTACACAAATTCCTAGATATGCTAAGTTCCAACTTTGCACATCTAAGAAAAAACTCAAGGGAAATCAAACAATGAAAGTAGGGGAAAATGTGTCCTCGGTGTTACAAAAACGGCTACCAAAGAAATGCAAGGATCTGGGTGTATTCATGGTTCCTTGTAAAATAG GAGTTGGACCTTTAACAAAAATCAGAGTCATAATTCAACTTGTCGATCACTCTTtagtacacccaaaaggtgtattGGAGGACGTTTTAGTGCAAGTCAATGAACTTGTATTTGCCGCTGATTTTTATGTGTTTGATATGGGAGATGATGACCAAACCTCGAGCTCCATACTTTTAGGTAGACCATTTTTAAAAACagcaaaaacaaaaaatgatttcTACAATGGTACATTGTCTATGGAATTTGATGGGGAGGTCATCAACTTTAATATCTATGAAGCAATGCGGTATTTAAGTGATGTTCATAGTATAAATTTTCTTgatatgatccaacctttgactgAAAAGTGTTTTGAGTTGACTAGCCATGATTTTTTGGAGTTAGTTTTGAGCAATAATTTTGATAATAATTTAGTCAAAGAGATTACAACAAATTTCAAGCCTTATGAGGAGTTGTTGGAATTTATGGAGTTCATGGAAGAGAGGAAGGAAATGAGGTATGATAATTCCAAAGTGAAATTGCTCATTTCTAACACAAAACTTCTTCCTTCTATTGTGCAGGCACCTAAGCTAGAATTGAAGTGTCTTCCCGATCATTTAAAGTATGCATACCTTGGAGAAGATAAGACTTTACCTATCATTATCTCCGACAAGCTGTCCATTGAAGAAGAAGATAAGTTGGTGACTTTGTTGAAAAAGTATAAGAAGGCTATTGGGTGGACAATTGTTGATATAAAGGG GTGTATGCCTTTTGGTCTATCAAATGCACCCGCAATATTTCAGAGATGCATGGTGAGCATTTTTTCTGAATATGTTGAAAACATCATTGAAGTTTTAATGGATGATTTCACAATTTATGGAAACTCCTTTGATGAatgtttgagcaatctaacaaaaATTTTGCAAAGGTGCATTGACACAGATTTTGTGCTTAACTATGAAAAATGTCATTCCATGGTGGACAAAGGATTGATTTTGGGTCATATAGTGTCCCAAAAAGGCTTGGAAGTTGAAAAAACCAAGATAGATGTTATCAAAAGTCTACCTTACCCAACAAATGTTCGGGAAGTTTGTTCGTTTCTTGGTCATGCAGGTTCCTATCGGCGGTTCATCAAAGATTTCTCAAAGATTATGGTGCCAATGTGTCAACTACTCCAAAAATATGTTAAATTCGAGTTTACTTAG